A single genomic interval of Trichosurus vulpecula isolate mTriVul1 chromosome 6, mTriVul1.pri, whole genome shotgun sequence harbors:
- the LOC118853674 gene encoding olfactory receptor 8K3-like encodes MERINETAVIKVTEFIFMGVTDRPELQVPLFLVFLFTYSVTVVANLGMAILTKIDSHLQTPMYFFLRHLSLIDLGYSTAIGPKMLVSFVVEKNVISYIECAIQLFVFVTLIISELFVLSAMAYDRYVAICKPLLYTVIMSDRVCCMLVAIPYLYSTFVSLLIAIKIFNSSFCKSNIIRHFYCDNLPLLSMICSNTRDIELIILTLSAFNLFSSLLVVLVSYMFILVAILRMNSAEGRKKAFSTCGSHFTVLVVFYGTLIFMYLQPKSSHSFDTDKMASIFYTLVIPMLNPLIYSLRNTEVKAALKRTGLL; translated from the exons atggaaagaataaatgaaactgCAGTGATCAAAGTGACTGAATTCATTTTCATGGGTGTCACAGATCGTCCAGAGTTACAGGTCCCTCTTTTTCTGGTGTTCCTTTTCACCTACTCTGTCACAGTGGTGGCAAACCTTGGTATGGCCATCCTGACTAAGATTGATTCCCACCTGCAAACtcccatgtactttttcctcagGCATCTGTCACTCATTGATCTTGGTTATTCCACAGCCATTGGCCCCAAAATGTTGGTCAGTTTTGTAGTGgagaaaaatgtaatttcttaCATTGAGTGTGCAATACAGCTATTTGTCTTTGTGACATTAATCATCAGTGAACTTTTTGTGTTGTCAGCCATGGCCTATGACCGCTATGTGGCTATTTGTAAACCCCTGCTCTACACAGTCATCATGTCAGACAGAGTGTGTTGTATGCTTGTGGCTATCCCCTACCTCTATAGCACCTTTGTTTCCTTGCTGATTGCAATTAAGATTTTTAATTCATCCTTTTGTAAATCTAATATAATTAGGCATTTCTACTGTGACAATCTCCCATTGTTGTCCATGATTTGTTCTAATACCAGGGACATAGAATTAATAATTTTGACCCTTTCTGCTTTTAATCTATTCTCCTCCCTGCTGGTTGTCCTTGTTTCATATATGTTTATTCTTGTGGCCATCCTCAGGATGAactctgctgaaggaaggaagaaagccttTTCCACCTGTGGTTCCCACTTCACAGTGTTAGTTGTGTTCTATGGCACTCTAATCTTCATGTATTTGCAGCCCAAATCTAGCCATTCCTTTGATACAGACAAGATGGCCTCGATATTTTACACCCTTGTGATACCCATGCTCAACCCTTTGATCTATAGCTTGAGAAATACAGAAGTGAAAGCTGCCTTGAAAAGAAC GGGTCTCCTATAA
- the LOC118855070 gene encoding olfactory receptor 8K3-like: MIKINDTKGNQVTEFVLMGITSHVKLQGTLFALFFLNYMVTALGNLGLIILTCVDSHLQTPMYFFLRNLAFVDLGYSTVVGPKMLVSFMVEKNNISFNGCAIQLVFFGIFMTSEVFVLSAMAYDHYVAICKPLVYMVIMSDRVCYILVVVPYIYSIIVSLLVTVKIFNLSFCDSNVIQHFYCDSLPLLSIVCSDTSEIELILMSLCSFNLVYSLLIILVSYVLILVAILRMNSTEGRHKAFSTCGSHLTVVVVFYATLLFMYLQPQSSHSFDIDKMASVFYTLIIPMLNPLIYSLRNNEVKGALKRVFKKLMQAFSQCPM; this comes from the coding sequence ATGATCAAGATCAATGACACCAAAGGGAACCAGGTGACTGAATTCGTTCTCATGGGCATCACAAGCCACGTCAAACTTCAGGGAACACTTTTTGCATTGTTTTTCCTCAACTACATGGTCACAGCTCTGGGGAATCTTGGTCTGATCATCCTCACCTGTGTTGATTCCCACCTCCAAACTCCCATGTACTTTTTTCTTAGGAATCTGGCATTTGTTGATCTTGGCTATTCCACAGTTGTTGGTCCAAAAATGCTGGTCAGTTTTATGGTGGAGAAAAATAACATCTCCTTCAATGGGTGTGCAATACAGCTAGTTTTCTTTGGTATATTTATGACCAGTGAAGTTTTCGTCCTTTCAGCGATGGCCTATGACCACTATGTGGCTATCTGTAAGCCCCTTGTCTACATGGTTATCATGTCAGATAGGGTGTGCTACATCTTAGTGGTTGTCCCTTATATCTATAGCATCATTGTATCCCTGCTGGTCACAgttaagatttttaatttgtctttctgtGATTCTAATGTAATACAGCATTTCTACTGTGACAGTCTTCCTTTATTGTCCATTGTATGCTCAGACACGAGTGAGATTGAACTAATCCTTATGAGCCTTTGTTCATTTAATTTGGTTTATTCCCTCTTGATTATCCTTGTCTCTTATGTGCTCATTCTTGTGGCCATCCTCAGGATGAACTCTACTGAGGGCAGGCACAAAGCCTTCTCCACCTGTGGCTCTCATCTCACAGTGGTGGTTGTGTTCTATGCGACACTTCTCTTCATGTACTTGCAGCCCCAATCTAGCCACTCCTTTGATatagacaagatggcctctgtgTTTTACACTCTGATCATCCCCATGCTCAATCCATTGATCTACAGTTTGAGGAACAATGAAGTGAAAGGTGCATTGAAAAGAGTCTTTAAAAAACTGATGCAAGCATTTTCTCAATGTCCAATGTAG